Genomic segment of Mycolicibacterium psychrotolerans:
GCACGACGACGGTGGTGCGTTGCCCGTGCGGGCGCGCCGCCGCGTCAGCGTCCCAGCCGGCCTGGATCAGCCGCAGGAACGCGTCGCCGGTGGTGGGCATCGGTGGGTGCTGCTCGCCGGAGGCGGTGGTGTCGCGGTCGTGGTTCCACTGCGCGATCAGGGCGTCTTTGTGGGATTGCAGCGCTGCGTCGAACATCGCCGATTCGACGTGTGGGAGCCGGATCTGCCAGTAGGCGTACTGCTCGTCGGAGATGTGGGTGATCGTGCACACCGGCTCGAGCTTGGGCGCCGCCTCGGCCTCGGGTTCCGGCTGGGCCTCGGGTTCGGGTTCTGGTGTGGGTTTGGGTTCGAGTTTGAGGGCGGTGCGCAGCTGGTTGACCGTGGCGGTGCGGGCCAGCTCGGCGTAGTGCTCGTCGGAGCCCTTCCCGGCGCGCGCGGCGATGGCGCCGACCTGATCGAGTGAGAGCCGGCCCTCCTGCAGACCTGCGACGCAGCGGGGGAACTCCTCGATCCGGTGGGCCACGGCCGCGACCGTTTTGGCGCGCGCCGTAGATACCCCGGTCTTCCAGGCCACCAGGTTCTGCACCGAGCGGGCGCCCGCGGCGGCCCACAGCCCGTCGCGGTCGATCTCGGCGACGATCGACACGATGCGCCCGTCGATCGCGTTACGCTGACCGGTCAGCTCGGCCAGCTCGTCGAACAATACGTCCAACCGCTCGTCGATGCGCCGCGAAGCGACCAAAGACGTTGCCGGCGAGGACATGCCACCATCATGGCAGAGGGGTCTGACATTGATCATGGAAAAGCGTTACCGCGCAGGT
This window contains:
- a CDS encoding HNH endonuclease signature motif containing protein gives rise to the protein MSSPATSLVASRRIDERLDVLFDELAELTGQRNAIDGRIVSIVAEIDRDGLWAAAGARSVQNLVAWKTGVSTARAKTVAAVAHRIEEFPRCVAGLQEGRLSLDQVGAIAARAGKGSDEHYAELARTATVNQLRTALKLEPKPTPEPEPEAQPEPEAEAAPKLEPVCTITHISDEQYAYWQIRLPHVESAMFDAALQSHKDALIAQWNHDRDTTASGEQHPPMPTTGDAFLRLIQAGWDADAAARPHGQRTTVVVHIDVKDRVGTLHLGPLLSDADRQYLTCDATCEVWFERDGHTIGAGRSTRTVNRRLRRALEFRDRTCVVPGCGATRGLHAHHLKHWEDGGLTELINLALVCPYHHRAHHRGLITINGPADQLVVTDQAGRPLTSASLARPPTQVPPDVAPCPGPTGERAQWWWYEPFDPQRPPSTN